The proteins below come from a single Mycobacterium parmense genomic window:
- a CDS encoding DUF427 domain-containing protein — MSHPEIKEPSAGHPITIEPTEGRVQVRVNGELVADTTAALQLREATLPVVQYIPMSDVVQERLTATDTTTYCPFKGEASYYSVTTSAGDTVDDVIWTYEKPYPAVAAIGGHVAFYPDRAEILVSAQ, encoded by the coding sequence ATGAGCCACCCGGAAATCAAGGAACCCAGCGCCGGGCACCCGATCACGATCGAGCCGACCGAAGGGCGGGTCCAGGTCCGCGTCAACGGCGAGCTCGTCGCCGACACGACCGCGGCGTTGCAATTACGGGAGGCGACTCTGCCTGTCGTGCAATACATTCCGATGAGCGACGTGGTGCAGGAGCGGCTGACGGCCACCGACACCACCACGTACTGTCCGTTCAAGGGCGAGGCCAGCTACTACAGCGTCACCACCTCGGCCGGTGACACCGTGGACGACGTGATCTGGACTTACGAGAAACCCTATCCGGCCGTGGCGGCCATCGGCGGCCATGTCGCCTTCTACCCGGACCGGGCCGAGATCCTCGTATCAGCCCAGTAG
- a CDS encoding DNA-3-methyladenine glycosylase family protein: MEYTRTVTFPGAVSFRHTLAPLRRGPGDPCFQLLGDGAIWRTSLLPSGPVTARITRESATAAHGVAWGDGAAEFLEMLPAMLGRYDDASDFVALHPVVADAHRRVGHLRLGRTGLVLEALIPAIIEQRVPGADAFRSWRVLVSKYGTPAPGPAPARMRVPPSAEQWRHIPSWEFHRANVDPRRAQTIVGCARRADSLQRLVTRTAAQARAALTSLTGVGEWTAAETAQRAFGDADALSVGDYHVPKMVGWTLLGHPVDDAGMLELLEPMRPHRHRVVRLLEASGLAYEPRRGARLPVQRIDSL; the protein is encoded by the coding sequence GTGGAGTACACACGCACAGTCACGTTCCCGGGGGCGGTCAGCTTCCGGCACACCCTCGCGCCGCTGCGCCGCGGCCCCGGCGACCCGTGCTTCCAGCTGCTCGGTGACGGAGCGATCTGGCGCACCAGCCTGCTGCCCAGCGGGCCCGTCACGGCCCGCATCACCCGCGAATCCGCGACCGCCGCCCACGGGGTGGCCTGGGGCGACGGTGCCGCGGAGTTCCTCGAGATGTTGCCGGCGATGCTCGGGCGCTACGACGACGCCTCGGATTTCGTCGCACTGCACCCGGTGGTGGCCGACGCGCACCGGCGCGTCGGACATCTGCGCCTGGGCCGCACCGGTCTGGTGCTGGAGGCGCTGATTCCCGCGATCATCGAGCAGCGGGTGCCCGGCGCAGACGCATTCCGCTCCTGGCGCGTGCTGGTGTCCAAGTACGGGACACCCGCGCCGGGCCCGGCGCCCGCCCGGATGCGGGTGCCGCCGTCGGCCGAACAGTGGCGCCACATCCCGTCGTGGGAGTTCCACCGCGCCAACGTCGACCCCAGGCGGGCGCAGACGATCGTGGGTTGTGCGCGGCGGGCGGATTCGCTTCAGCGGCTGGTAACGCGGACCGCCGCGCAGGCCCGTGCGGCGTTGACGTCGCTGACGGGGGTGGGCGAGTGGACCGCCGCCGAGACGGCGCAGCGGGCGTTCGGCGACGCCGACGCGCTGTCCGTCGGTGACTACCACGTCCCGAAGATGGTGGGGTGGACGTTGCTGGGGCACCCGGTCGACGACGCCGGCATGCTCGAGCTCCTCGAACCGATGCGACCGCACCGCCACCGCGTGGTCCGCCTGCTCGAGGCGAGCGGTTTGGCATACGAACCGCGTCGCGGCGCACGGCTGCCGGTGCAGCGGATTGATTCGCTGTGA
- the msrA gene encoding peptide-methionine (S)-S-oxide reductase MsrA gives MTTTEKAILAGGCFWGMQDLVRKQPGVIATRVGYTGGDVKNATYRNHGTHAEAIEIVYDPSVTDYRTMLEFFFQIHDPTTRNRQGNDRGTSYRSAIFYLDDEQKRVALDTIADVEASGLWPGKVVTEVSPAGDFWEAEPEHQDYLQRYPNGYTCHYIRPDWKLPRRATAGQ, from the coding sequence ATGACAACCACCGAAAAAGCGATTCTGGCCGGCGGCTGCTTCTGGGGCATGCAGGACCTCGTCCGCAAGCAGCCCGGCGTCATCGCGACGCGGGTCGGGTACACGGGCGGCGACGTGAAGAACGCGACCTACCGCAACCACGGCACCCATGCCGAGGCCATCGAGATCGTCTACGACCCTTCGGTCACCGATTACCGCACGATGCTGGAGTTCTTCTTCCAGATTCACGACCCCACAACCAGGAACCGGCAGGGCAACGACCGCGGGACCAGTTACCGCTCGGCCATCTTCTACCTCGACGACGAGCAGAAGCGGGTCGCGCTCGACACCATCGCCGACGTCGAGGCGTCCGGCCTGTGGCCGGGCAAGGTCGTGACCGAGGTCAGCCCGGCCGGTGATTTCTGGGAGGCCGAGCCCGAGCATCAGGACTACCTGCAGCGCTATCCCAACGGCTATACGTGCCACTACATCCGGCCCGATTGGAAGCTTCCCCGGCGGGCGACCGCCGGCCAGTAG
- a CDS encoding nuclear transport factor 2 family protein: MTTPFDAPHGELAWMFLQCAAEGGDLDEGFSLLSDDFTYWTLATRTTSDKHTLRRSIERRKELLEVTVDLIGCVNEGSTVVVEAQAAGTTTDGAAYDSPFVCIFETRDGLIASMRLYSDTRALERALPGAELLLG; encoded by the coding sequence GTGACGACGCCGTTCGATGCCCCGCACGGCGAACTGGCCTGGATGTTCCTGCAGTGCGCCGCCGAGGGCGGCGACCTGGACGAGGGTTTCTCGCTGCTCAGCGACGACTTCACCTACTGGACGCTGGCCACCCGGACCACCTCCGACAAACACACGCTGCGGCGTTCGATCGAACGGCGCAAGGAGTTGCTCGAGGTGACAGTGGACCTGATCGGCTGCGTCAACGAGGGCAGCACGGTGGTCGTCGAGGCGCAGGCCGCCGGCACCACCACCGACGGCGCCGCCTACGACAGCCCGTTCGTGTGCATCTTCGAGACGCGCGACGGGCTCATCGCCTCGATGCGCCTCTACAGCGACACCCGCGCCCTCGAGCGAGCGCTTCCGGGGGCGGAACTCCTACTGGGCTGA
- a CDS encoding NAD-dependent epimerase/dehydratase family protein, which translates to MSTKPKLVVGANGFLGSHVTRQLVADGEEVRAMVREGANTRAIDDLALTRFHGDVFDTATLTAAMDGVDDVYYCVVDTRAWLRDPAPLFRTNVEGLRNVLDVAVQQPGLRRFVFTSTYATVGRRHGHVATEEDIIDPHGLTPYVQSRVQAEDLVMRYVAEAGLPAVAMCVSTTYGSGDWGGTPHGAFIAGAVFGKLPFLMNGIALEVVGVDDAARAMILAAERGRVGERYLISERMIALNDVVRIAADEAGVPPPRRSISVPTLYAMAALGTLRAKLTGKDAELSLASVRMMRAEADVDSSKAKRELGWEPRPVEESIREAARFWAAMRTGTKKSTTASPE; encoded by the coding sequence ATGAGCACGAAACCCAAGCTGGTCGTCGGCGCCAACGGATTTCTGGGTTCGCATGTCACCCGCCAGCTCGTCGCCGACGGCGAAGAGGTACGCGCGATGGTGCGCGAAGGCGCGAACACCCGAGCCATCGACGATCTCGCGCTGACACGGTTTCACGGGGATGTGTTCGACACCGCCACCCTCACCGCGGCGATGGACGGGGTCGACGACGTCTACTACTGCGTCGTCGACACCCGTGCCTGGCTGCGCGATCCCGCGCCGCTGTTCCGCACCAACGTCGAAGGGCTGCGCAACGTCCTCGACGTCGCCGTGCAGCAGCCCGGCCTGCGCCGGTTCGTCTTCACCAGCACCTACGCGACGGTGGGCCGCCGGCACGGCCACGTGGCGACCGAAGAGGACATCATCGACCCGCACGGACTCACGCCCTACGTCCAATCCCGGGTCCAGGCCGAAGATTTGGTGATGCGGTATGTCGCCGAGGCGGGGCTGCCCGCCGTCGCGATGTGCGTCTCGACGACGTACGGCAGCGGCGACTGGGGAGGCACGCCGCACGGTGCCTTCATCGCCGGCGCGGTCTTCGGCAAGCTGCCCTTCCTGATGAACGGTATTGCGCTCGAGGTCGTCGGAGTCGACGACGCCGCGCGGGCCATGATCCTGGCCGCCGAGCGGGGCCGCGTCGGGGAGCGCTATCTGATCTCCGAGCGGATGATCGCGCTGAACGACGTCGTGCGGATCGCCGCCGACGAGGCCGGCGTGCCACCGCCGCGGCGATCCATCTCGGTCCCGACGCTCTACGCCATGGCCGCCCTCGGCACCTTGAGGGCCAAGCTGACCGGAAAGGACGCCGAGCTCAGCCTCGCGTCGGTGCGCATGATGCGCGCCGAGGCCGACGTCGACAGCAGCAAGGCCAAGCGGGAGTTGGGCTGGGAGCCGCGCCCGGTCGAGGAGTCTATCCGCGAGGCGGCCCGATTCTGGGCGGCCATGCGCACGGGCACGAAGAAGAGCACCACCGCGTCGCCGGAGTAG
- a CDS encoding pirin family protein → MPAVTANTLLLPRVSPAGPADTERPVVSITTGPRGYEGEGFPVVRAFAGVPTAALDPFVHMDQMGEVEYQPGEPRGTDWHPHRGFETVTYMIDGKFAHQDSHGGGGLINDGATQWMTAGSGILHIETPPAELVDSGGTFHGIQLWVNLPKKDKFAPPRYQAIEGGDVRLLASDDGGALLRIIAGEIDGHRGPGVTHTPITLAHATVEAGARLGIPWRRDFNALVYVLSGSGTVGPAAHPIRQAQLAVLGAGDRITLNGPATRDSAGAFEVLILGGQPIREPVFHYGPFVMNSRAELIEALEDYQAGKFGSIPPNALMPHRGGGTL, encoded by the coding sequence ATGCCGGCCGTGACCGCAAACACACTGTTACTGCCGCGGGTCAGTCCCGCGGGCCCTGCCGACACCGAGCGTCCGGTCGTGTCGATCACGACGGGGCCGCGCGGTTATGAGGGCGAGGGATTCCCGGTCGTCCGGGCCTTCGCGGGCGTGCCTACCGCCGCCCTCGACCCCTTTGTGCACATGGACCAGATGGGTGAGGTCGAGTACCAGCCCGGCGAGCCCCGGGGCACCGACTGGCACCCACACCGCGGCTTCGAAACGGTCACCTACATGATCGACGGGAAGTTCGCGCACCAGGACTCCCACGGCGGCGGCGGCCTCATCAACGACGGCGCCACGCAGTGGATGACGGCCGGTTCGGGCATCCTGCACATCGAGACCCCCCCGGCCGAGCTGGTGGACAGCGGCGGGACGTTCCACGGCATCCAGCTGTGGGTGAACCTGCCCAAGAAAGACAAGTTCGCCCCACCCCGCTATCAGGCGATCGAAGGCGGCGACGTCAGGTTGCTGGCCTCCGACGACGGTGGCGCGCTGCTCCGAATCATCGCGGGTGAGATCGACGGTCATCGTGGACCGGGGGTGACGCACACGCCGATCACGCTGGCGCACGCGACGGTCGAGGCCGGGGCCCGTCTCGGGATCCCGTGGCGACGCGACTTCAACGCGCTGGTCTACGTGCTCTCCGGGAGCGGCACCGTCGGCCCCGCCGCTCACCCGATTCGCCAGGCCCAACTGGCGGTGCTGGGTGCGGGCGACCGGATAACGCTCAACGGCCCGGCCACCCGGGATTCGGCCGGCGCCTTCGAGGTATTGATCCTCGGCGGTCAACCCATTCGCGAGCCGGTATTCCACTACGGTCCTTTCGTGATGAACTCCCGCGCCGAATTGATTGAGGCGCTCGAGGACTATCAAGCGGGAAAGTTCGGCAGCATTCCTCCGAATGCACTAATGCCGCACCGTGGCGGTGGCACACTTTAG
- a CDS encoding chloride channel protein, translating into MQQEKAPGATRSRRAVSVAVAQTAGWLRANRLGLFGVAIVVGVGAGLGAAAFRYLIFGFTWLATGKDEFGQQGWVGSDHLPWLGIGFFVVIPVVGGLLYGPLISRFAREARGHGVPEVMIAVAENGGRIRPQVTVVKALASALCIGTGGSVGREGPIVQIGAALASSLGQWVRMPENRLRVLVACGAAGGISATFNAPITGVFFAVELILRELSVEAVFTIMLSAMVADVISRVFFGSAPFLTQLPAGIELDHIANYLLVALLAAVAGLIGILFKNVLYSTEDFCDRIWGDRPEWARPAVGGLVLGLLLLAVPQLYGVGYPVMYATFAGHYAMWFLLILAVGKMLACSLTIGIGGSGGVFAPSLFIGATSGMAFGVLAHHLIGPAVGEPALYAVVGMGAVFASAARAPLTALASTVEMTGDFTLTLPVMLAVAVGTTVSRGISYGTIYTTKLLRRGIDIDRPTPTHAFAELTAADAMHQFPAPLDLNHPVADADRDWTPLLGPVTRVREPQALFANDSLAQALRQLVLYGRDGLPVIDTEARRVQGWLTNQNVLRTVGARFTDAVPDIAAGREAAEWANPQSADAQHDPRSQLTGYCIVEHTLATDSAAVGRAVSELDWPAGHIPVSIVHNRQLVDADASVRLAAGDRINILVPKNGSGEQNPAPRS; encoded by the coding sequence ATGCAACAGGAGAAGGCCCCAGGAGCCACGCGGTCGCGGCGGGCGGTGTCCGTCGCGGTGGCGCAGACGGCCGGCTGGCTGCGTGCCAACCGGCTCGGCTTGTTCGGCGTGGCGATCGTGGTCGGTGTCGGCGCGGGGCTCGGGGCCGCGGCGTTCCGGTATTTGATCTTCGGTTTCACCTGGCTGGCGACCGGCAAAGACGAGTTCGGCCAGCAGGGATGGGTGGGCAGCGACCACCTGCCGTGGCTGGGCATCGGCTTCTTCGTGGTGATCCCGGTCGTCGGCGGATTGCTCTACGGGCCGCTGATCTCCCGGTTCGCCCGCGAGGCTCGGGGGCACGGCGTGCCGGAAGTCATGATCGCCGTCGCCGAGAACGGGGGCCGCATCCGCCCGCAGGTCACGGTGGTCAAAGCGCTGGCCTCGGCGCTGTGCATCGGGACCGGCGGCTCGGTGGGCCGGGAGGGGCCGATCGTGCAGATCGGGGCGGCCCTGGCCTCCAGCCTCGGCCAGTGGGTGCGGATGCCGGAAAACCGGCTGCGCGTCCTGGTGGCCTGCGGCGCCGCCGGCGGCATCTCGGCCACGTTCAACGCCCCCATCACCGGGGTGTTCTTCGCCGTCGAACTGATCCTGCGGGAGTTGTCCGTCGAGGCCGTCTTCACGATCATGCTGTCCGCGATGGTTGCCGACGTGATCTCCCGGGTCTTCTTCGGTTCGGCGCCGTTCCTCACCCAACTCCCGGCCGGCATCGAGCTCGACCACATCGCCAACTACCTGCTGGTGGCCCTCCTCGCCGCGGTGGCGGGCCTGATCGGGATCCTGTTCAAGAACGTCCTGTACTCGACGGAGGATTTCTGCGACCGGATCTGGGGCGACCGTCCCGAATGGGCGCGACCGGCCGTCGGGGGCCTCGTGCTCGGCCTGCTGCTGCTCGCGGTGCCTCAGCTGTACGGGGTGGGCTACCCGGTCATGTACGCCACCTTCGCGGGCCACTACGCCATGTGGTTCCTGCTGATCCTGGCCGTGGGCAAGATGCTGGCCTGCAGCCTGACCATCGGCATCGGTGGTTCGGGCGGCGTGTTCGCGCCGTCGCTGTTCATCGGGGCCACCTCCGGCATGGCCTTCGGCGTGTTGGCTCATCACCTGATCGGCCCGGCGGTCGGTGAGCCAGCGCTGTACGCCGTCGTCGGCATGGGTGCCGTGTTCGCCTCCGCCGCGCGGGCGCCGCTGACGGCGCTGGCCAGCACGGTCGAGATGACGGGCGACTTCACCCTCACCCTGCCCGTCATGCTCGCCGTCGCCGTCGGCACGACCGTGTCGCGCGGGATCTCCTACGGCACCATCTACACCACCAAGTTGCTGCGCCGCGGGATCGACATCGACCGTCCCACGCCCACCCACGCGTTCGCCGAACTGACCGCCGCCGACGCCATGCACCAGTTCCCGGCCCCGCTCGACCTGAACCATCCGGTGGCCGACGCAGACCGCGACTGGACGCCCCTGCTGGGCCCCGTCACCCGCGTCCGCGAGCCCCAGGCGCTGTTCGCCAATGACAGCCTCGCCCAGGCGCTGCGCCAACTGGTCCTCTACGGCCGCGACGGATTGCCGGTTATCGACACCGAGGCCCGGCGGGTTCAGGGTTGGCTGACCAACCAGAACGTCTTGCGCACGGTCGGCGCACGCTTCACCGATGCCGTCCCCGACATCGCCGCGGGCCGCGAAGCCGCCGAGTGGGCCAACCCACAAAGCGCGGACGCGCAACACGATCCGCGCAGCCAACTGACCGGGTATTGCATCGTCGAACACACGCTCGCCACCGACTCCGCCGCCGTCGGCCGCGCCGTCAGCGAACTCGACTGGCCGGCCGGGCACATTCCCGTGTCGATCGTCCACAACCGGCAACTCGTCGACGCCGACGCCTCGGTGCGGCTGGCCGCGGGTGACCGGATCAACATCTTGGTCCCCAAAAACGGTTCAGGAGAACAAAATCCGGCGCCCCGGTCTTAG
- a CDS encoding nuclear transport factor 2 family protein, protein MSTPKFSRSELAAAFDKFEATVDQAARSRDWDAWIEHYTPDVEYVEHAAGTMHGRDEVREWIKRTMTTFPGSHMVAFPSLWSVIDESTGRVICELDNPMKDPGDGSVVTATNISIITYAGDGLWSRQEDIYNPLRFLRAAKKWCRKAQALGTLDDDAADWMRQNGGS, encoded by the coding sequence ATGAGCACGCCAAAGTTCTCCCGTAGCGAATTGGCTGCCGCTTTCGACAAATTCGAGGCGACCGTCGACCAGGCGGCGCGGTCGCGGGACTGGGACGCCTGGATCGAGCACTACACGCCGGACGTCGAATACGTCGAGCACGCGGCGGGCACCATGCACGGCCGCGACGAGGTTCGCGAGTGGATCAAGCGGACCATGACGACGTTCCCGGGCAGCCACATGGTGGCTTTCCCGTCGCTGTGGTCGGTGATCGACGAGTCGACCGGGCGGGTCATCTGCGAGCTGGACAACCCCATGAAGGATCCCGGGGACGGCAGCGTCGTCACCGCGACGAACATCTCCATCATCACCTACGCCGGCGACGGCCTGTGGTCACGACAGGAGGACATCTACAACCCGCTGCGCTTCTTGCGGGCCGCCAAGAAGTGGTGCCGCAAGGCGCAGGCGCTGGGCACCCTCGACGACGACGCCGCCGATTGGATGCGGCAGAACGGAGGGTCATGA
- a CDS encoding Dps family protein, which yields MTQFTIPGLTDKQGARLAELLQRQLSTYNDLHLTLKHVHWNVVGPNFIGVHEMIDPQVDAVRGFADDVAERIAALGASPEGTPGAIIRDRTWDDYSVGRDCVQSHLAALDLVYTGVIEDIRKAIDETDELDQVTQDLLIGQAGQLEKFQWFVRAHLESSGGQLTHQGSTTEKDAASSARANP from the coding sequence ATGACGCAGTTCACTATTCCCGGATTGACCGACAAGCAGGGGGCGCGGCTTGCTGAACTGCTGCAACGGCAACTGAGCACCTACAACGACCTGCACCTCACGCTCAAGCATGTGCACTGGAACGTGGTGGGGCCCAACTTCATTGGTGTGCACGAGATGATCGACCCGCAGGTCGACGCCGTGCGCGGGTTCGCCGACGACGTGGCCGAGCGGATCGCGGCGCTGGGCGCCTCACCGGAAGGCACCCCGGGCGCGATCATCAGGGACCGGACCTGGGATGACTACTCCGTCGGCCGGGATTGCGTGCAATCCCATCTGGCTGCGCTGGACCTCGTCTACACCGGTGTGATCGAGGACATCCGCAAGGCCATCGATGAGACGGACGAACTCGACCAGGTCACCCAGGACCTGTTGATCGGGCAGGCCGGCCAGCTGGAGAAGTTCCAGTGGTTCGTGCGTGCGCACCTGGAGAGCTCGGGCGGCCAACTGACGCACCAGGGCTCGACCACGGAGAAGGACGCGGCGAGCAGCGCGCGCGCCAATCCGTGA